Within the Pelagovum pacificum genome, the region ATCTCGCCGGACTCCAACAATGTCTGGAGAAACTTGCGAACTATACGGCCAAGGCTTTCTGTATTGTCGCGGAGAGAGTTGAAAGGCGTGCCGGTGTTGTCGCGGATAGTCGTCGCGTCAAACCATTCGTTCGGCCTTGAAGTAGCGAGATCGTCGAGAACGCGTCGTAAATCGGAAAGGCGTTCATCGGCCTGGCTTGGCTTAGTCTGCTTTCTTTTTGTCTGCGCTGCGAGACTACTTTTTGGTTCGAATGGAACTGCCATGGGAACCGTGAGCCGGTCGCCTTCGCTGTCGATGCCTCCATCAAATGCTTGGATGCGGAAAGCTACGGGTTCGCCTTTTTTAACGGACCTTTGCTTGCGTTGGGCGATGAACACGACGCCCTTGGGCTGCTGCTCGTCCGCGCGGTGAAGGGTAAGCAATGTGTCGACATTGCCCTCCATCGCCGTCGATCCGCGCGGTCGATTTCCATCATGACCCGCCGTGTGATGGATAATCATCACATGTGCGCCGGTCTCTCGGGCCACTCGCTGGGCATTGCCAATGGCCCTACCCATGTCACGGGCCGAGTTTTCGTCACCCTCGCCAATACACAGGTTGAGGGTGTCAATGACTGTCAGCAAGCGGTCGCAGTTTGCCGCTGTTTGGTATGCGATCAATTCTCCCACAAAATGATCGATCTGACGATCGGAGCAGAGATTGATTGGCAGCGGGAAGATATTGAACGGACTTGCTGCATTCAATCCTGCGTTCAGGTAGGGGTGAGCGCGATCAGCGATGCCGTTGGGGTCTTCGGCGGCGACATAGAGAACCGCAGCACGGCAGGTCCGATATCCTGCAAAATCACGGCCCTTCGCTACATGCGCGGCCACTGCGGCAATTACGGCTGACTTACCGGTGTTTGGCGCACCGCAAAGCATGCTGACCTGACCGGCCATGAGCAGGCCCTTCACGACATATCGGCGGTCCCGATTGAGCTGGTGGCCGTTCACG harbors:
- a CDS encoding AAA family ATPase, which encodes MSRQLLNSTSMPTVFMGESLLSVNGHQLNRDRRYVVKGLLMAGQVSMLCGAPNTGKSAVIAAVAAHVAKGRDFAGYRTCRAAVLYVAAEDPNGIADRAHPYLNAGLNAASPFNIFPLPINLCSDRQIDHFVGELIAYQTAANCDRLLTVIDTLNLCIGEGDENSARDMGRAIGNAQRVARETGAHVMIIHHTAGHDGNRPRGSTAMEGNVDTLLTLHRADEQQPKGVVFIAQRKQRSVKKGEPVAFRIQAFDGGIDSEGDRLTVPMAVPFEPKSSLAAQTKRKQTKPSQADERLSDLRRVLDDLATSRPNEWFDATTIRDNTGTPFNSLRDNTESLGRIVRKFLQTLLESGEIEKNEDGHFRVAKRETPNSAPDASPTIH